The stretch of DNA ACAGCGTAGTTTCCTGAGCGTAGTTTCCACAATCGACGCGGCCGTGCGCGACCCGCACACTGCTGCGTCATGTATCGTCGTTCCGCCACTTCTGCTCAGTGCGGCAGCGCCTTGGTCGAATCGGCCGTGGCGCTGGGGATCGTTCTTTTCGCCGGCCTGGCGGCGCTGGAGTTCGCCCACTGGCAGTTGATGCGCCATCTGGCTCAGGTGGCATTGACCGAGGCGGCCCGGGCCGGGGCCGCCGGGCACTTGCGCCCTGGTTTGATGGCGCAGGCCTTCGAGGCCGGCATGGCGCCGCGCTATGCCGCGCCGGATGGCGGCTCGCGGCAGCGGCTGCGTGCGGCCTGGAAGCGCACACAGGCACGCAGCGGCTTGCCCGCCTGGCGCCTATGGGTGCTTCAGCCGGACCGGGCGGCGTATGCCGATTTCGGCCAGCGCGGCCTGCTGCTGCCCGAAGACGCACGCGAACAGCGAGCCATCCGCAACGATTACCAGGCTGAACAGCATGCGGGCTACACGGCCAGATGGCCGCAGGGCCGCGGCCCCCGTTCCGGGCTGACGATTTTCGAGGCCAATTCCTTGCGCCTGCGTCTGGTCTACGTGGTCGAACCCCTGGTGCCGGCCTTGCGGCCGTTGTTGCGCACGCTGGCGGCGGGTGCGGCCGACGCTTGCGCGCGACGCATCCTGGCCGCCGGCGCCTTGCCCCTGAGGCTGGAAATGACAATGGACATGCAATCGCACGCCTTGACCTGGCCGGCGGACCAGGGTGTTTCACCCGCCGAGCGTACATGTTGAATCCAGGTCATATATGATGCAGACTCTGCCAAACAGGACGCCGGACCTTCAAGCGCCCACCCCTATGCCGCTCAGGACTGCGTTGCCCGAAACGCCTGCCACACGAGACAACCCCGCTGAAACGGCTATTGTCATAGCGCAGGATGAGGCACAAC from Bordetella sp. FB-8 encodes:
- a CDS encoding TadE/TadG family type IV pilus assembly protein → MYRRSATSAQCGSALVESAVALGIVLFAGLAALEFAHWQLMRHLAQVALTEAARAGAAGHLRPGLMAQAFEAGMAPRYAAPDGGSRQRLRAAWKRTQARSGLPAWRLWVLQPDRAAYADFGQRGLLLPEDAREQRAIRNDYQAEQHAGYTARWPQGRGPRSGLTIFEANSLRLRLVYVVEPLVPALRPLLRTLAAGAADACARRILAAGALPLRLEMTMDMQSHALTWPADQGVSPAERTC